The segment GCGGCGCGAGGATATAGGCAAGCTCGCCATCCTCGTACTTCACCAGCGCGATGAAGGCGGTGCGGTTGGGATCGTACTCGATCCGCTCGACCACTGCCGCCATGTCGAATTTCGTGCGCTTGAAATCAACGATGCGGTAAAGGCGCTTTGCCCCACCGCCGTGATGCCACATCGTGACGCGTCCGGTATTGTTCCGGCCACCCGATTTCGTCAAACCCTCGGTGAGGGCTTTGACCGGACGGCCTTTCCACAGCTCCGAACGGTCGATCAGAACCAACCCGCGTTGGCCAGGCGTCGTCGGCTTATACGACTTGAGTGCCATGCTTTCTGTCTTCCGTCAGCTTGAGGGCCATTGCTGGCCCGGTGCAGGGCTCCGAAGATCCCCATGGATAAAATTCCACGGCCCCGGAAAACCCGGGGCCGCGAGATTCGCAGCGTTCTATCAAAGGCCGGTGGAAACGTCGATGCTGTTTCCAGCCTCGAGCGTGACATAGGCCTTTTTCTTGTCCGAGCGCACGCCGGGGCGGCCCTTGAACTTCTTGGTCTTGCCCTTGGTGATGGTGGTGTTGACCGCCTTAACCTTCACGTTGAAGATCGCCTCGACGGCTTCCTTGATCGCGGGCTTGGTCGCATCCATCGCCACCTGGAAGACAACCGCATTGGCTTCGCCAACCATGGTCGCCTTTTCGGTGATGATCGGCTTGCGGATCACGTCGTAATGTTCGGGTTTCACGGTCATTTCAGACGCGCCTCCAGAGCTTCGACACCCGCCTTGGTGATCACGAGCTGATCACGCTTGAGAATGTCATACACGTTGGCCCCCATCGACGGCAGCACGTCGATCCCTTCGATGTTGCGGGCGGCCAGCGCGAAGTTCGCGTCAACCTCCGCACCGTCGATGATCAGGACGCGCTTCCAGCCCAGTTCCTTGACGGCTTTCGCCAGGATCGAGGCCTTGGCTTCCGCCATGTTGACCGAGTCGATGATGATCAGTTCACCCGCCGCGGCCTTGGCCGACAGCGCGTGACGCAGACCCAGCGCCCGGAACTTCTTGGTCAGATCATGCGCGTGGCTGCGCGGGGTCGGACCCTTGACCACGCCGCCGTGCCGGAAGATCGGCGCCTTCTTGGAACCGTGGCGCGCGCCGCCGGTGCCCTTCTGGCGATAGATCTTCTTGGTCGAGTAAGACACTTCGGCGCGGGTCAGCGTCGAGTGGGTGCCGGCCTGGGCTTTCGCCCGCTGCCAGCGCACCACCCGGTGCAGGATGTCGGCGCGCGGCTCCAGGCCGAAAATCGCGTCGTCGAGGTCGATGGAGCCCGCAGTGCTGGCGTCCAGCTTGATCACGTCAGCCTTCATTGTTTTCGCCTCCGGTGGAGGGTTGTGCGGCAGCAACCAGACCCGCTTCTTCGACAGCAGCCTGTTCGGCGGCCAGCGCAGCGGCGTGTTCGGCTTCCGCGGCGGCAGCAGCGGCAGCAGCGGCTTCGGCAGCGGCATGTGCCGCGGCAGCAGCCGAGCGCAGGGCCGCAGGCATGATCACGTTGTCAGGAACCGGCTTCTTCACCGCATCCTTGATCGTGACCCAGCCGCCCTTGGAACCGGGAACCGCGCCCTTGATCATGATCAGGCCGCGGTCGCTGTCGGTCCGCACGACCTGCAGGTTCTGCGTGGTCGACCGGACGGCACCCATGTGGCCCGCCATCTTCTTGCCCTTGAACACCTTGCCGGGGTCCTGGCACTGGCCGGTGGACCCGTGCGAACGGTGCGAAACCGACACACCATGCGACGCCCGGAGGCCGCCGAAGTTGTGCCGCTTCATGGCCCCTTGGAAGCCCTTGCCGATCGAGGTGCCGGCCACGTCGACGAACTGACCCGCGAAGTAGTGGTCAGCCGTGATCTCTTCGCCCACGCCGATCATGCAATCCGGGGTGACCCGGAATTCCGCGATCTTGCGCTTCGGCGCGACATTCGCCTTGGCGAAATGGCCGCGCATACCTGCGGTCGTCCGCTTGGCCTTGGCCAGACCGGCGCCGAGCTGGACGGCGGTGTAGCCATCCTTGTCGGCCGTCCGCTGCGCCACGACCTGCAGGGCATCGAGTTGAAGAACGGTGACAGGAACCTGCTTGCCGTCTTCCAGGAACAGCCGGGTCATGCCCAGCTTCTTTGCGATTACGCCAGAGCGCATGGTCATGCCCTCCTTAAACTTTGATCTCGACATCCACGCCGGCCGCGAGGTCGAGCTTCATAAGCGCGTCCACGGTCTGCGGGGTCGGATCAATGATGTCGAGAAGACGCTTGTGCGTCCGGATTTCCCACTGGTCGCGCGACTTCTTGTCGATGTGCGGACCGCGCAGAACCGTGAACTTCTCGATCTTGTTCGGCAGCGGAATCGTGCCGCGCACTTGCGCGCCGGTCCGCTTGGCCGTGTTCACGATTTCCAGCGTGCTGGCATCCAGCACGCGGTAATCGAAGGCTTTCAGCCTGATACGGATGGTCTGTGTCATATGGTGCCCTCGGGCTTGGCGGGTAGCGGGGGCGATTTTTCGTAGAAAAATCGTGTCCCCCGCCCCTCTTCCAATTAAGCGATGATTTTCGAGACGACGCCTGCACCGACGGTGCGGCCGCCTTCACGGATGGCGAAGCGCAGTTTTTCTTCCATGGCGATCGGCTGGATCAGTTCCACGTTGAACTTCAGGTTGTCGCCCGGCATCACCATTTCGGTGCCTTCCGGCAGTTGCACGGTGCCGGTCACGTCGGTGGTGCGGAAGTAGAACTGCGGGCGGTAGTTGGCGAAGAACGGCGTGTGGCGGCCGCCCTCTTCCTTGGTCAGGATGTAGGCTTCGGCTTCGAACTTGGTGTGCGGCTTCACCGAGCCGGGCTTGCACAGCACCTGCCCGCGCTCGATGCCCTCGCGGTCGACGCCGCGCAGCAGCAGGCCGACGTTGTCGCCCGCCTGGCCCTGGTCCAAGAGCTTGCGGAACATCTCGACGCCGGTGCAGACCGTCTTCTTGTTCGGGCGAATGCCGACGATCTCGACTTCCTCGCCAACCTTGACGATGCCGCGCTCGATCCGGCCGGTGGCAACCGTGCCGCGGCCCGAGATCGAGAACACGTCCTCGACCGGCATCAGGAACGGCTGGTCAACCGCACGCGCCGGGGTCGGGATATACTCGTCGACCGCCTTCATCAGCGCGCGGACCGAGTCCTCGCCGATGTCCTTGCGCATGCCGATCATCGCCTGGTGGGCCGAGCCCTTGATGATCGGAATGTCGTCGCCCGGGTATTCGTAGGACGACAGCAGTTCGCGGATTTCCATCTCGACCAGTTCGATCAGTTCCTCGTCATCGACGAGGTCGATCTTGTTCATGTAGACGACCATGTAGGGAATGCCGACCTGACGGCCGAGCAGGATGTGCTCGCGCGTCTGCGGCATCGGGCCGTCCGAGGCCGCAACCACCAGGATCGCGCCGTCCATCTGCGCCGCGCCGGTGATCATGTTCTTCACATAGTCGGCGTGGCCGGGGCAGTCGACGTGGGCGTAGTGGCGGTTCTCGGTCTCGTATTCCACATGCGCGGTCGAGATCGTGATCCCGCGCGCCCGCTCTTCCGGCGCGCCGTCGATCTGGTCGTAGGCCTTGAACTCGCCGAAATACTTGGTGATCGCCGCCGTCAGCGTCGTCTTGCCGTGGTCAACGTGGCCGATCGTGCCGATGTTGACGTGCGGTTTGTTGCGTTCAAACTTTGCCTTTGCCATGATGGCCTCCTATTTTCGTTCGATGCGGCGGGTCGCCCCGCCCTACAGGTCTGGTAGGGCGGGGTTCACCCCGCCACACCGGTTAAGCGTATTTCTTCTGAATCTCGTCCGAGATGTTCTGCGGCACGGCATCGTAGTGGTCGAACGACATCGAGAAGTTGGCCCGCCCCGAGGACATCGACCGCAGCGTGTTGATGTAGCCGAACATGTTGGCCAGCGGCACCATCGCGGTGATGATGTTCGCATTGGCGCGGCTGTCCTGCCCCTGAACCATGCCCCGACGCGAGGTCAGGTCGCCGATGATGCCGCCGGTGTATTCTTCCGGGGTCACGACTTCGACCTTCATGATCGGTTCCAGCAGCTTGGCACCGGCCTTCTTCAGCCCTTCGCGCATCCCGGCCCGGGCGGCGATTTCGAACGCCAGCACCGAGGAGTCGACGTCGTGGTAGGCCCCGTCGATCAGCGCCACCTTGAAGTCGATCACCGGGAAACCGGCCAGCGGACCCGAATCCATCACCGACTTGATGCCCTTTTCGACGCCCGGAATGTATTCCTTCGGCACCGAACCGCCGACGACCTTGCTTTCGAACGAATAGCCCACGCCCGGCTCAGTCGGGGTGATCACCAGCTTGACGCGGGCGAACTGGCCCGTGCCGCCGGTCTGTTTCTTGTGGGTATAGTCGATCTCGGCTTCGCGCGAGATGGTCTCGCGGTAGGCCACCTGCGGCGCGCCGATGTTGGCCTCGACCTTGAACTCGCGGCGCATCCGGTCAACCAGGATGTCGAGGTGAAGCTCGCCCATGCCCTTCATGATCGTCTGGCCCGACTCGAAGTCGGTTTCCACGCGGAACGACGGGTCTTCGGCGGCAAGACGCGCAAGCGCGATGCCCATCTTCTCCTGGTCGGCCTTCGACTTCGGCTCGATCGCGATCTCGATGACCGGCTGCGGGAAGGTCATGGTTTCCAGCACCACCGGCTTTGCCGGATCGCACAGGGTGTCGCCCGTGGTGGTTTCCTTCAGACCCGCAAGCGCGATGATGTCGCCGGCAAAGGCTTCATCGATTTCTTCGCGGTTGATGGCGTGCATCATCATCATGCGGCCGACGCGTTCCTTGCGCTGCTTGGTCGCATTCAGCATGGCGTCGCCCTTCTTGAGCTGGCCAGAGTAGATGCGCGTGAAGGTCAGCGAGCCGACGAAGGGGTCGTTCATGATCTTGAACGCAAGGCCCGAGAAAGGCTGCGCGTCATCGGCGGAACGCTCGATGTTGCGGGTTTCCGTCTCGTCGCCCGGCGCGAAGCCGAGGTAGGGCGGCACGTCCAGCGGGGTCGGCAGATAGTCGATCACGGCGTTCAGCATCGGCTGCACGCCCTTGTTCTTGAACGACGACCCACACAGCATCGGAACGAACGAGATCGACAGGCAGCCCTTGCGGATCAGGCCGCGCAGGGTTTCCTCCGAAGGCTCGTTGCCCTCGAGATAGGCTTCCATGGCCTCGTCGTCCTGCTCGACAGCGACTTCCAGCAGGTTGTGACGCCATTCGTTGGCGAGTTCCTGAAGGTCGGCGCGGATCGGCTGGCGCACCCAGGAGGCGCCCAGATCGTCACCCTGATAGACCCACTCTTCCATCGTGATCAGGTCGACAATGCCTTCCAGCTTGTCTTCCGCCCCGATCGGAATCTGGATCGGCAGCGGGGTGGCCCCGGTGCGGTCCTTGATCATCTTGACGCAGTTGTAGAAATCGGCGCCGGTCTTGTCCATCTTGTTGACGAACACGATGCGCGGCACCTTGTAGCGGTCAGCCTGACGCCACACGGTTTCGGTCTGCGGTTCGACGCCCGCGTTGCCGTCCAGCAGCACCACGGCACCATCCAGCACCGCCAGCGAACGCTCGACTTCGATGGTGAAGTCCACGTGGCCGGGGGTGTCGATGATGTTGAAGCGGTATTTGTCTTTCGCTTCATGCACCAGGCCGGGATCGACCGTGCGTTCCCAGAAGGTCGTGGTCGCAGCCGAAGTGATCGTGATCCCGCGTTCCTGCTCCTGCTCCATCCAGTCCATCGTCGCGGCGCCATCATGCACCTCGCCGATCTTGTGGGATTTGCCGGTGTAGAACAGGATCCGCTCGGTCGTCGTGGTCTTGCCCGCGTCGATGTGGGCAATGATACCGAAGTTGCGGTAGCGGGTCAGGGGATATTCGCGTGCCATTGGGGTGCCTCAGGCTGAATGGATTACCAGCGGTAATGGCTGAACGCTTTGTTCGCGTCGGCCATCTTGTGGGTGTCTTCGCGCTTTTTCACGGCGGTTCCACGGTTGTTGCAGGCATCCGACAGTTCGGCGGCCAGGCGTTCTTCCATGGTGTTCTCGTTGCGCTTGCGGGCGGCGATGATCAGCCAGCGGATCGCCAGCGCCTCGCGGCGCTCGATGCGCACTTCGACGGGAACCTGGTAGGTCGCACCGCCGACACGACGCGAGCGCACTTCCACCGAAGGCTTCACGTTGTCGAGCGCCTCGTGGAACGCCTCGATCGGGGCGCGCTTCAGGCGCGTCTGAACCCGGTCGAGCGCATTGTACACAATGCTCTCGGCGACGGATTTCTTGCCGTCGATCATCAGGTTGTTCATGAACTTGGTCAGAACCCGATCACCATACTTGGCATCGGGCAGTACTTCGCGCTTCTCGGCGGCGTGACGACGGGACATCTGTCGCTCTCCTTATTTCGGACGCTTCGCGCCGTATTTCGAACGGCGTTGACGACGGTCTTTCACGCCCTGGGTATCCAGCACACCGCGCAGGATGTGGTAACGGACACCCGGAAGGTCTTTGATACGGCCGCCACGGATCAGGACAACAGAGTGTTCCTGAAGGTTGTGCTTTTCGCCGGGAATGTAGCAGATGACCTCGAAGCTGTTGGTCAGACGCACCTTCGCGACTTTCCGCATGGCCGAGTTCGGTTTCTTCGGCGTGGTGGTATAGACGCGCGTGCAAACGCCACGTTTTTGCGGGCAGGATTCCAAGTGCTGCGACTTGGACCTTTTCACGCGCGGCTCCCGCGGCTTGCGGATGAGCTGTTGAATCGTCGGCATCAGGTTCGCCCTTTGTTGCAACCCGTTCAATCGTCGCCCGTCAGCGACATTTCCGGGGGCATTTCGTTCGCAAGTGAATTGCGCGACCGCAAAACACCAAAACCGCATGCGCCCCCTTCGCAGGAGCGACGCGGTGGAATTACAGAGGATCGGGGCTTGCGCCCGGATCGTGACCACTTCGATTCTGAGACCCGAAGAACACAATGGTCCCCTCAGGTCGTGGCCGTATAGGGGGAGTCGCCGGGGTTGTCAACATGCGCCGGGGCCTTATCGGGAACGGCCTTGCTGCGGCTTGCGCCCGGTCAGCACCGCTCTGTGGTGCAATCGCTCCGGGTGCAGCAGCAGCGCGTAAAGCCCCAGCGCCACCGCGCTGACAAAGATCGCGGCAAAGGCCGTGTCCGACAGGAAATGCCGCCCCGTGGCGACCCGCATCCCCGCGCCGATCACCACCAGCGCGGCCAGCCCCGCCGCCACCTTGCGGCCGGGCCAAAGCCGACCGCTCCGGTAGGCCAGCACCACCAGCGCCGAGATCGCCAACGCCACCACCGCCGACCCTTCGCCCGACACGAAGGAACAGTTGCGCACGCATTGCCCGGTCCACTGCTGCACCGCCGTGAAGGGCAGCGCGCCGCCGAACTCGGTAACATCGGCGGGGCGCACCCGGCCCCAATGCGCCTTCAACACCAGGTTCACCAGAACCCCCGGCCCCAGAATGTATAGCGCCGCGACAAAGCCCCAGATCCGCGCGGGCAGGCCGAACACCATCCGCCCCCGCCACAGGCACAGCCCGAAGGCCAGCGCCGAAAGCGCCACCGTCAGCAGGCTGGCATCCCATATCAGATGCCGCAGTCGGGACAGCGGCCGACTATGTGTCAGCCAGAACCCGGCCTCGGGGTCGTGGAACAGGCCCGACACCCAAAGGTCAATCCCCGGCCAGGTTCCGAACAGCACAAGGCAGCCAAAGGCCACGGCAAGCAGCCAGAGCGACCAGCGCCGCAGGTCAGGGGCGGGCATCGCGGCAATCCTCGCTCAGCAGATACCCGGCCAGCGACTTGCGGGCATGTGCCCCGCCTGCGGTGTCGAACCGCACCACCGGTGCCAGGGGCGCACCCAGGCACACGGGGGCCGCCTCGCTGACCAGCAGCAGCGGGCCGCGTAGATCGTCCGGCAGCGGATGGGTCTGTTCATAGAAATTGCGCGGACGACCCTCGGGGCGCGGGGCATGGAAGGCAAGGCCGGTCCCTGCCCCGGTGTAGA is part of the Paracoccaceae bacterium Fryx2 genome and harbors:
- a CDS encoding 50S ribosomal protein L23 codes for the protein MTVKPEHYDVIRKPIITEKATMVGEANAVVFQVAMDATKPAIKEAVEAIFNVKVKAVNTTITKGKTKKFKGRPGVRSDKKKAYVTLEAGNSIDVSTGL
- the rplD gene encoding 50S ribosomal protein L4, which codes for MKADVIKLDASTAGSIDLDDAIFGLEPRADILHRVVRWQRAKAQAGTHSTLTRAEVSYSTKKIYRQKGTGGARHGSKKAPIFRHGGVVKGPTPRSHAHDLTKKFRALGLRHALSAKAAAGELIIIDSVNMAEAKASILAKAVKELGWKRVLIIDGAEVDANFALAARNIEGIDVLPSMGANVYDILKRDQLVITKAGVEALEARLK
- the rplC gene encoding 50S ribosomal protein L3, giving the protein MRSGVIAKKLGMTRLFLEDGKQVPVTVLQLDALQVVAQRTADKDGYTAVQLGAGLAKAKRTTAGMRGHFAKANVAPKRKIAEFRVTPDCMIGVGEEITADHYFAGQFVDVAGTSIGKGFQGAMKRHNFGGLRASHGVSVSHRSHGSTGQCQDPGKVFKGKKMAGHMGAVRSTTQNLQVVRTDSDRGLIMIKGAVPGSKGGWVTIKDAVKKPVPDNVIMPAALRSAAAAAHAAAEAAAAAAAAAEAEHAAALAAEQAAVEEAGLVAAAQPSTGGENNEG
- the rpsJ gene encoding 30S ribosomal protein S10 encodes the protein MTQTIRIRLKAFDYRVLDASTLEIVNTAKRTGAQVRGTIPLPNKIEKFTVLRGPHIDKKSRDQWEIRTHKRLLDIIDPTPQTVDALMKLDLAAGVDVEIKV
- the tuf gene encoding elongation factor Tu, which translates into the protein MAKAKFERNKPHVNIGTIGHVDHGKTTLTAAITKYFGEFKAYDQIDGAPEERARGITISTAHVEYETENRHYAHVDCPGHADYVKNMITGAAQMDGAILVVAASDGPMPQTREHILLGRQVGIPYMVVYMNKIDLVDDEELIELVEMEIRELLSSYEYPGDDIPIIKGSAHQAMIGMRKDIGEDSVRALMKAVDEYIPTPARAVDQPFLMPVEDVFSISGRGTVATGRIERGIVKVGEEVEIVGIRPNKKTVCTGVEMFRKLLDQGQAGDNVGLLLRGVDREGIERGQVLCKPGSVKPHTKFEAEAYILTKEEGGRHTPFFANYRPQFYFRTTDVTGTVQLPEGTEMVMPGDNLKFNVELIQPIAMEEKLRFAIREGGRTVGAGVVSKIIA
- the fusA gene encoding elongation factor G, with translation MAREYPLTRYRNFGIIAHIDAGKTTTTERILFYTGKSHKIGEVHDGAATMDWMEQEQERGITITSAATTTFWERTVDPGLVHEAKDKYRFNIIDTPGHVDFTIEVERSLAVLDGAVVLLDGNAGVEPQTETVWRQADRYKVPRIVFVNKMDKTGADFYNCVKMIKDRTGATPLPIQIPIGAEDKLEGIVDLITMEEWVYQGDDLGASWVRQPIRADLQELANEWRHNLLEVAVEQDDEAMEAYLEGNEPSEETLRGLIRKGCLSISFVPMLCGSSFKNKGVQPMLNAVIDYLPTPLDVPPYLGFAPGDETETRNIERSADDAQPFSGLAFKIMNDPFVGSLTFTRIYSGQLKKGDAMLNATKQRKERVGRMMMMHAINREEIDEAFAGDIIALAGLKETTTGDTLCDPAKPVVLETMTFPQPVIEIAIEPKSKADQEKMGIALARLAAEDPSFRVETDFESGQTIMKGMGELHLDILVDRMRREFKVEANIGAPQVAYRETISREAEIDYTHKKQTGGTGQFARVKLVITPTEPGVGYSFESKVVGGSVPKEYIPGVEKGIKSVMDSGPLAGFPVIDFKVALIDGAYHDVDSSVLAFEIAARAGMREGLKKAGAKLLEPIMKVEVVTPEEYTGGIIGDLTSRRGMVQGQDSRANANIITAMVPLANMFGYINTLRSMSSGRANFSMSFDHYDAVPQNISDEIQKKYA
- the rpsG gene encoding 30S ribosomal protein S7, which gives rise to MSRRHAAEKREVLPDAKYGDRVLTKFMNNLMIDGKKSVAESIVYNALDRVQTRLKRAPIEAFHEALDNVKPSVEVRSRRVGGATYQVPVEVRIERREALAIRWLIIAARKRNENTMEERLAAELSDACNNRGTAVKKREDTHKMADANKAFSHYRW
- the rpsL gene encoding 30S ribosomal protein S12, whose translation is MPTIQQLIRKPREPRVKRSKSQHLESCPQKRGVCTRVYTTTPKKPNSAMRKVAKVRLTNSFEVICYIPGEKHNLQEHSVVLIRGGRIKDLPGVRYHILRGVLDTQGVKDRRQRRSKYGAKRPK
- a CDS encoding phosphatase PAP2 family protein — encoded protein: MPAPDLRRWSLWLLAVAFGCLVLFGTWPGIDLWVSGLFHDPEAGFWLTHSRPLSRLRHLIWDASLLTVALSALAFGLCLWRGRMVFGLPARIWGFVAALYILGPGVLVNLVLKAHWGRVRPADVTEFGGALPFTAVQQWTGQCVRNCSFVSGEGSAVVALAISALVVLAYRSGRLWPGRKVAAGLAALVVIGAGMRVATGRHFLSDTAFAAIFVSAVALGLYALLLHPERLHHRAVLTGRKPQQGRSR